One Pseudoalteromonas espejiana DSM 9414 DNA window includes the following coding sequences:
- a CDS encoding IS5 family transposase produces MPRTMLTDKRWLKLKELMLNSGRVYNKFDHRMTLEGILYRMRTGIPWRDLPPHFGLWSTVFRRFNLWSKKGILNTIFKHLALITDSEWLFIDGSIVRAHQHSSGAKSDKDESIGKSRGGFSTKIHLAVDSYGYPVHFELTGGQRNDFVMAESLIKHSPKSDYVIADKGYDSQSIRDYVTEHGSEPLIPRRKDNTKKNNDMDWDLYKYRHLVENAFARIKHFRAVSTRYDKLERNYASMVSLAFAIMWLSMHT; encoded by the coding sequence ATGCCAAGAACAATGTTAACAGATAAACGCTGGTTAAAGCTCAAAGAATTAATGCTCAATAGTGGTCGAGTTTATAATAAATTTGACCACCGAATGACGCTAGAAGGTATTTTGTATCGAATGCGCACAGGAATTCCTTGGCGAGATTTACCACCACACTTTGGGCTTTGGAGTACTGTGTTTAGGCGCTTTAACTTATGGTCTAAGAAAGGCATTTTAAATACTATTTTTAAACATTTAGCCCTCATCACTGATTCTGAATGGCTATTCATTGATGGCAGTATTGTGCGAGCACATCAACATAGTAGTGGTGCAAAGAGCGACAAAGATGAGTCGATAGGTAAAAGTCGGGGTGGCTTTTCAACTAAGATTCATCTGGCCGTTGATAGCTATGGATACCCAGTACACTTTGAATTAACAGGTGGTCAGCGAAATGACTTTGTTATGGCAGAAAGCCTAATAAAACATTCGCCTAAAAGTGACTATGTGATTGCTGATAAGGGCTACGATAGCCAATCAATTCGTGACTATGTAACTGAGCATGGAAGTGAGCCACTAATCCCTCGGCGTAAAGATAACACCAAGAAAAACAATGATATGGATTGGGATCTATACAAGTATCGACACTTAGTTGAAAATGCGTTTGCACGAATAAAGCACTTCAGAGCAGTATCAACTCGGTACGATAAATTAGAAAGGAACTATGCATCAATGGTTTCATTAGCATTCGCTATTATGTGGTTATCGATGCATACCTGA
- the dgt gene encoding dGTPase has translation MMIDFSKKITPARMYRTTANLQMAMESDRGRIINSAAIRRLQQKTQVFPLERNAAVRSRLTHSLEVQQVGRFIVQRIFANLSFDQQTEYGLKGLERPLESLVEMACLMHDIGNPPFGHFGEAAINNWFSQNLHSVTPPRCQEPNTGIGVIFKHLAHDICNFEGNAQGVRIIHSLLSLNLTYCQSAGILKYTRPAGLDVKDIPQNKNYLMKKVGYYYSEKAFVEALQTELTIEPYCRHPASYIMEAADDISYCLADIEDAVEKDIISTELLCQQLKSEYKKALINLTIDDTEHLNFVDKAVDYALERANLQPYNFNSEFFIYLRVALLHPLVNHAAKRFIEHIEPIYHGDFNQALLEDSSHLHAVTKTLKQVALKHVFSHKEVEKLELQGYRIINGLLDCYKPLLALNSDDFKRALNGDSRLLIESRLVKKLSKKHLNSYQHAIDAMQEEPDHFAAYEFYYRCRLIQDYISGMTDQFAYDEYRSLMVID, from the coding sequence ATAATGATCGACTTTAGTAAAAAAATAACCCCAGCGCGCATGTATCGCACTACCGCCAATTTACAAATGGCAATGGAAAGCGACCGCGGACGTATAATTAACAGTGCCGCTATTCGTCGGTTGCAGCAAAAAACCCAGGTTTTTCCGCTAGAACGCAATGCCGCCGTGCGCTCGCGCCTTACTCACTCGCTAGAAGTTCAACAAGTTGGTCGTTTTATAGTACAGCGCATTTTTGCCAATTTAAGCTTTGATCAACAAACCGAATATGGCTTAAAAGGGCTAGAACGCCCGCTCGAAAGCCTAGTAGAAATGGCTTGCTTAATGCACGATATAGGCAACCCGCCGTTTGGTCACTTTGGCGAAGCCGCCATAAATAACTGGTTTAGCCAAAACCTACATAGTGTTACCCCGCCTCGTTGCCAAGAGCCAAATACCGGCATAGGCGTTATTTTTAAACACTTAGCACACGATATATGTAACTTTGAAGGTAACGCGCAAGGCGTGCGTATTATTCACTCCTTGCTTAGCCTAAACTTAACCTATTGCCAAAGCGCGGGCATTTTAAAATACACTCGCCCAGCAGGGCTTGATGTAAAAGATATACCGCAAAACAAAAATTACTTAATGAAAAAGGTAGGTTACTACTACAGTGAAAAAGCCTTTGTAGAAGCACTACAAACCGAGCTAACCATAGAGCCGTATTGCCGCCACCCTGCAAGTTATATTATGGAAGCCGCCGACGATATTTCGTATTGCCTTGCCGACATAGAAGACGCCGTAGAAAAAGATATAATAAGCACCGAGCTATTATGCCAACAGCTTAAAAGTGAGTATAAAAAAGCACTTATAAACTTAACCATAGACGATACAGAGCATCTTAATTTTGTAGATAAAGCGGTAGATTACGCGTTAGAGCGAGCAAACTTACAGCCCTATAATTTTAACAGTGAATTTTTTATATACCTGCGTGTAGCACTGCTCCACCCGCTCGTTAACCACGCCGCTAAACGCTTTATTGAGCACATTGAACCTATTTACCATGGCGACTTTAACCAAGCCCTGCTTGAAGACAGCAGCCACCTACACGCAGTAACTAAAACGCTTAAACAAGTTGCACTAAAACATGTGTTTTCTCATAAAGAGGTAGAAAAACTCGAACTGCAAGGCTACAGAATAATTAACGGCCTGCTTGATTGCTATAAGCCTTTGTTAGCACTAAATAGCGATGACTTTAAACGAGCGCTCAATGGTGACTCGCGTTTATTAATTGAATCGCGATTAGTTAAAAAGCTCTCTAAAAAGCACTTAAACAGTTACCAACATGCTATAGATGCCATGCAAGAGGAGCCCGACCACTTTGCCGCTTACGAGTTTTATTATCGCTGCAGGCTAATTCAAGATTACATAAGTGGCATGACAGACCAATTTGCTTATGATGAGTACCGTAGCCTAATGGTGATCGACTAA
- a CDS encoding alkaline phosphatase family protein, with product MKQWIVKAVLFCLILGTNSAFAAKEQTVVLISIDGMRWDYIEKHGASNLKAMAAKGVRAQKLMPVYPTKTFPNHISIITGLLPVNHGIVDNNFCDKARNNECYSMGKGMGDSTWVNGIPLWNLAKMQGLKSATYFWPESDARFNGMTPDYYFHYSKYSEYQGRVDQIIQWLSLPKAQRPRFVASYFSLVDSMGHEFGPDAPQTRDAVKQLDDLMGQLQARLSKLEQEINLVIVSDHGMAHVNPEQSIDVSTLPKDDNFLIKNTGPRLLIYAKSEIQNADIAGYKARLQKAANGRYIVLTDEQLAGYHYNKGTRLGDIVVQTTAPAVFTNSGKAMYLGTHGYAYTDDMAATLIAVGPAFKQGLSLDKVSNLDIYPVLAKVMGLKLLSKVDGDGKTLLPAIKQKIVVH from the coding sequence ATGAAGCAGTGGATTGTAAAGGCAGTGTTGTTTTGCCTTATTTTAGGGACGAATAGCGCGTTTGCTGCTAAAGAGCAAACAGTAGTACTTATATCAATAGATGGCATGCGTTGGGACTACATAGAAAAACACGGCGCATCAAATTTAAAAGCCATGGCGGCAAAAGGTGTACGCGCACAAAAGCTAATGCCTGTATACCCAACTAAAACGTTTCCTAATCACATATCTATTATTACCGGTTTGTTACCTGTTAACCACGGCATTGTTGATAACAACTTTTGTGATAAAGCGCGCAATAACGAGTGTTACAGCATGGGTAAAGGTATGGGCGATAGCACATGGGTCAACGGCATACCACTTTGGAATTTAGCTAAAATGCAGGGGCTAAAATCGGCTACGTATTTTTGGCCTGAGTCGGATGCGCGCTTTAATGGTATGACGCCCGACTATTACTTTCATTACTCAAAATACAGTGAATACCAAGGCCGTGTTGATCAAATAATACAGTGGCTAAGCTTACCTAAAGCACAGCGTCCACGTTTTGTAGCGAGTTATTTTTCGTTGGTTGATAGCATGGGGCATGAGTTTGGGCCCGACGCACCGCAAACTCGCGATGCGGTAAAGCAATTAGACGATTTAATGGGCCAATTACAAGCCCGTTTAAGCAAACTAGAGCAAGAGATTAACCTAGTTATTGTATCCGATCACGGTATGGCGCATGTAAACCCTGAGCAAAGTATTGATGTTTCTACATTGCCAAAAGACGATAACTTTTTAATAAAAAACACGGGCCCACGTTTACTTATTTACGCAAAATCTGAGATTCAAAACGCAGATATAGCAGGTTATAAGGCTCGCTTACAAAAAGCCGCTAATGGGCGTTATATTGTACTTACTGACGAGCAGTTAGCTGGGTATCATTATAATAAAGGTACCCGTTTGGGCGATATTGTTGTGCAAACAACGGCTCCCGCTGTATTTACAAACTCGGGTAAAGCCATGTATTTAGGCACGCATGGCTATGCCTATACTGATGATATGGCGGCAACATTAATTGCAGTAGGCCCTGCCTTTAAACAAGGTCTAAGCCTAGATAAAGTAAGTAATCTCGATATTTACCCGGTACTTGCAAAAGTAATGGGACTTAAACTTTTAAGCAAAGTAGATGGCGACGGTAAAACCTTACTGCCTGCTATAAAACAAAAAATAGTAGTGCATTAA
- a CDS encoding sensor histidine kinase, which yields MNSEHSLWWQFNPRVSSVWRLTLAFATITSVVLVLCIVLIYQLLLGEQTRQVERRLNAEQVRIEGLANKFDKASFFKQLNVFRNEGDILIFWQNDDVQSQGLSFFPNDIPKLPNTVEFPVLDTQRAQIRLLTTGIVYTKHGKIVIATATEHLSRLITEFKTIATWACLLSLIFTCVFGYIFARQHLRRVNYFNNVAEQVQKGDLSARVVHKQKGDEFVTLAKHINTMLQSIEENFALVQGITDNIAHDLKTPLTRLRLHLENEAIKQPSLGIAIEQLESVLHTFDAMLKLTRLEHGQFPLKLEPVNGFTLMSDIIDILEPTADQNQQQITLLKTHELTFEGDKNLLFQACYNLLQNAIKYAGNGAKITITLSKSSIKISDNGKGVNKQQLSQLTKRFYRSDLARQKDGFGLGLATVKAICDRHHFTLTLQSDENGFSSTISR from the coding sequence ATGAATAGTGAGCATTCGTTATGGTGGCAATTTAACCCACGGGTAAGCTCGGTTTGGCGCTTAACGCTCGCCTTTGCGACTATTACCTCTGTGGTATTGGTTTTATGTATTGTACTTATTTATCAGTTATTACTTGGTGAGCAAACACGCCAAGTAGAAAGACGATTAAACGCCGAGCAAGTGCGCATAGAGGGGCTAGCTAATAAATTTGATAAAGCCTCGTTTTTTAAGCAACTTAATGTGTTTAGAAACGAAGGCGATATTTTAATTTTTTGGCAAAACGACGATGTGCAAAGCCAAGGTTTAAGCTTTTTTCCAAACGATATTCCTAAACTACCAAACACTGTTGAGTTTCCGGTACTCGATACTCAGCGCGCACAAATACGCTTATTAACCACAGGAATAGTGTATACAAAACACGGTAAAATTGTCATTGCCACTGCTACAGAGCACTTAAGCCGCCTAATTACAGAATTTAAAACTATTGCCACATGGGCGTGTTTGCTCAGCTTAATTTTTACCTGTGTGTTTGGTTATATTTTTGCAAGGCAACATTTACGCCGCGTAAATTACTTTAATAATGTGGCCGAGCAAGTACAAAAAGGCGATTTATCGGCGCGAGTGGTGCATAAACAAAAGGGCGATGAGTTTGTTACTTTAGCCAAGCATATCAATACCATGCTGCAAAGCATTGAAGAAAACTTTGCTTTAGTTCAAGGGATTACCGACAACATAGCGCACGATTTAAAAACCCCGCTTACCCGCTTGCGTTTGCATTTAGAAAACGAAGCCATTAAGCAGCCAAGCCTTGGCATAGCAATAGAGCAGCTAGAAAGCGTATTACATACCTTTGATGCCATGTTAAAGCTAACACGTTTAGAACATGGGCAATTTCCGCTAAAGTTAGAGCCCGTTAATGGCTTTACTTTAATGAGCGACATAATAGATATTCTTGAACCCACAGCAGATCAAAACCAGCAGCAAATAACTCTGCTTAAAACCCACGAGCTTACTTTTGAAGGCGACAAAAACTTACTGTTTCAAGCGTGTTATAACTTGCTGCAAAATGCCATTAAATATGCCGGTAACGGCGCAAAAATTACAATAACACTTTCTAAAAGCAGTATAAAAATTAGCGATAACGGTAAAGGGGTAAATAAACAACAGCTTAGTCAGCTAACCAAACGCTTTTACAGAAGCGACCTTGCAAGGCAAAAAGACGGCTTTGGATTAGGCCTTGCCACTGTAAAAGCTATTTGCGATCGCCACCACTTTACGCTTACCCTGCAAAGTGATGAAAACGGATTTAGCAGCACTATTAGCCGTTAA
- a CDS encoding response regulator transcription factor, which yields MKLLLVEDDQQNREFLYNAFNEQGYTVDTAADGQQALLMATCEEHDIIILDRMLPKLDGLQVLAALRATGKNTPVLILSALDKVDERVAGLKAGGDDYLTKPFAFSELAIRVEKLIKRPLQSTQQTSTLELENVTLDYRHYKAQVNGQVLNLQPKEFKLLHFLLEHQSKLVTRTLLFESVWEYHFDPGTNVIDVHIARLRKKLLQHNAHVHIETIRGVGYRLQKAHANE from the coding sequence ATGAAGCTGCTTTTAGTCGAGGATGACCAACAAAACAGAGAGTTTTTGTATAACGCATTTAATGAACAAGGCTACACCGTAGATACCGCAGCCGACGGCCAACAAGCATTGCTTATGGCTACCTGCGAAGAACACGACATAATAATACTCGACCGTATGCTGCCCAAACTTGATGGATTACAAGTGCTTGCTGCACTTAGAGCTACCGGTAAAAACACTCCCGTACTTATACTTTCAGCACTTGATAAAGTAGACGAAAGAGTCGCTGGTTTAAAAGCCGGCGGTGATGATTACCTTACCAAGCCGTTTGCGTTTTCAGAGCTTGCAATAAGAGTAGAAAAGCTTATAAAACGCCCTTTGCAGTCAACGCAACAAACAAGCACACTTGAGCTTGAAAACGTAACCTTAGACTATCGCCACTATAAAGCACAGGTAAACGGGCAAGTACTAAACTTGCAGCCTAAAGAGTTTAAGTTATTACACTTTTTGTTAGAGCATCAAAGTAAATTAGTTACTCGCACCTTATTGTTTGAATCAGTGTGGGAGTACCATTTTGACCCAGGCACCAACGTAATTGATGTACACATTGCTAGGCTTCGTAAAAAGCTTTTACAACATAACGCCCATGTTCACATTGAAACTATACGAGGTGTAGGCTACCGCTTACAAAAAGCGCACGCCAATGAATAG
- a CDS encoding PepSY domain-containing protein: MKYILLSAALFVSAFCHANNSAIFDKLNTAKDPSAQSILNNIETKYATQGVIVEFELEFEKGITIYEVTLFDEQNKRFIELIVNAQGKVIEQEYEQPELDEEDEVAAAKLMKQKNYRMHQLVKSISPAPPYYLLESQLEQDIGITYLVATFITEKGRHKKAIDLATGKNLPLLRWGN, encoded by the coding sequence ATGAAATATATCTTATTAAGCGCAGCCCTTTTTGTTAGCGCATTTTGCCACGCTAATAACTCAGCCATATTTGATAAGCTCAATACAGCTAAGGATCCATCGGCTCAGAGTATTTTAAATAATATAGAAACCAAGTATGCCACCCAAGGTGTGATTGTTGAATTTGAACTTGAGTTTGAAAAAGGCATTACAATTTACGAAGTAACCTTATTTGATGAGCAAAACAAACGCTTTATTGAGTTAATTGTTAACGCGCAAGGTAAAGTAATTGAACAAGAATACGAGCAGCCAGAACTTGACGAAGAAGACGAAGTAGCCGCAGCCAAATTAATGAAACAAAAAAACTACCGCATGCATCAACTTGTAAAATCAATAAGCCCAGCGCCACCATATTACTTACTAGAGTCGCAATTAGAGCAAGATATTGGCATAACCTACCTAGTTGCTACCTTTATTACAGAAAAAGGCAGGCACAAAAAAGCCATTGATTTAGCCACAGGTAAAAACTTACCTTTGCTGCGTTGGGGTAATTAA
- a CDS encoding DUF5666 domain-containing protein: protein MNNSPIKSTVKLISLSAISLALCACGSSSSSSESDAVSNVSNFPSVIIGQVSDVTNSAITINSHTVPASSAEVELDGNNASLSDIKVGMYVEVETNGTQATEIEYDPLLKGPVYIDGDTLSIAGITLNNAQNTNLGEGELLEVSGYSDSTNSITVTYQAAISNAQEELELLGNISNLNTQSGTFNLGNLLINYQQAEVEGALNNGQLVEVEGALNADTVIATEVDAEQNLNFNDDTQAELEGVITFVNNDETLITINSKWQVTVNDQTQFEDGTATNLITGQHVEVDAQWQQNNNQLLATNIEFESSNTEPTETSYTFSVSGQVSVSGNTATINSNNFTLTNQTRYEDGLTAQTLNGQWLELEGTYNNEQTLVSEVEIEDNTSTLDLKGNVTLNENNQAEIWGYVSEDSTLSQFVDQYVGLECQWVNANQVRACALGD, encoded by the coding sequence ATGAATAATTCACCAATTAAAAGTACTGTTAAACTCATTTCTTTATCTGCCATTTCACTCGCGTTGTGTGCATGTGGCAGCAGCTCATCTAGCAGTGAATCAGATGCAGTGTCAAATGTTAGCAATTTTCCAAGCGTAATTATTGGCCAAGTGTCTGATGTAACCAATAGTGCAATTACTATAAACAGCCACACAGTGCCTGCAAGCTCTGCCGAGGTAGAACTAGATGGCAACAACGCCAGTCTTTCAGACATAAAAGTAGGTATGTACGTTGAAGTAGAAACCAACGGCACGCAAGCAACAGAAATAGAATACGACCCACTATTAAAAGGCCCAGTGTATATTGATGGCGATACCCTAAGCATTGCAGGCATTACTTTAAATAACGCGCAAAACACAAACCTTGGCGAAGGCGAATTACTTGAAGTAAGTGGATACAGCGACTCAACCAATAGCATTACAGTCACTTATCAAGCAGCAATTAGTAACGCCCAAGAAGAACTTGAGTTACTAGGAAATATAAGTAATTTAAACACTCAATCTGGCACGTTTAATTTAGGTAACCTACTTATTAACTACCAACAAGCTGAGGTAGAAGGTGCGTTAAATAACGGCCAGTTAGTAGAGGTAGAAGGTGCTTTAAATGCAGATACAGTTATTGCAACAGAGGTAGATGCAGAGCAAAACCTTAATTTTAATGACGATACGCAAGCAGAGCTTGAGGGCGTCATCACCTTTGTAAATAACGATGAAACACTAATAACTATCAACTCAAAATGGCAAGTTACTGTTAATGATCAAACTCAATTTGAAGATGGCACAGCCACTAATTTAATTACCGGCCAACATGTTGAAGTAGACGCTCAGTGGCAACAAAATAACAACCAATTGTTAGCCACAAATATTGAATTTGAAAGTAGTAACACAGAACCTACTGAAACGAGTTATACGTTTTCGGTTTCAGGGCAAGTGTCGGTTAGCGGCAACACCGCCACTATAAATAGCAATAACTTTACGCTTACTAATCAAACACGCTACGAAGATGGCTTAACTGCACAAACGCTAAACGGGCAATGGTTGGAGCTTGAAGGCACCTACAATAACGAGCAAACTCTTGTTAGTGAAGTTGAAATTGAAGACAACACCAGCACGCTAGACTTAAAAGGCAATGTTACATTAAATGAAAATAACCAAGCTGAAATATGGGGCTACGTAAGCGAAGATAGCACCCTATCGCAATTTGTAGACCAATACGTAGGGCTTGAATGCCAATGGGTTAACGCAAACCAAGTAAGAGCCTGTGCACTAGGCGATTAA
- a CDS encoding zinc-dependent metalloprotease family protein yields MKKLISTAAIASALLATSAAQAVTIDIGILYTDQSAAATSNINTKINQLIAFSNQVYSQNGVDITLRLAGSENLGDYAITPSEDWLDAVTNSSYVDGLRNTWKADMVAVLGTGQSAGNGLISCGLAWVGQGTNGNLYSSMSDRMYSITAIDCGASTFVHELGHNQGLAHSRKQGDTSGGVYVDGMGHGVQNEFASIMAYPHVFGSATQYDYFSNPNWTVNGLAFGVTNQAYAIRTVTDTKTSIANFK; encoded by the coding sequence ATGAAAAAACTCATCTCAACGGCAGCGATTGCCAGCGCACTTTTAGCAACAAGTGCAGCACAGGCAGTAACTATTGATATTGGTATTTTATATACCGACCAATCTGCCGCGGCCACGAGTAATATAAATACAAAAATAAACCAGTTGATTGCATTTAGTAACCAAGTTTACAGCCAAAATGGAGTAGATATTACACTGCGTTTAGCAGGTTCAGAAAACTTAGGTGATTACGCTATTACACCGTCTGAAGATTGGTTAGATGCGGTAACAAATAGTAGCTACGTAGATGGTTTACGTAATACTTGGAAAGCCGATATGGTAGCCGTACTGGGCACTGGTCAAAGTGCAGGCAATGGTTTAATTTCGTGTGGGTTAGCATGGGTTGGCCAAGGCACAAATGGTAATTTATACAGCTCAATGAGCGACCGTATGTACTCTATTACAGCGATTGACTGCGGTGCATCTACGTTTGTACACGAGCTTGGTCATAACCAAGGCTTAGCGCACTCACGCAAACAAGGCGATACATCGGGCGGCGTATATGTTGATGGTATGGGCCACGGCGTGCAAAACGAGTTTGCAAGTATTATGGCTTACCCGCATGTCTTTGGTAGCGCAACCCAGTACGATTATTTCTCTAACCCAAACTGGACTGTTAACGGTTTAGCCTTTGGCGTAACTAACCAAGCGTATGCCATTCGTACCGTTACCGACACAAAAACAAGTATTGCTAACTTTAAATAA
- a CDS encoding benzoate/H(+) symporter BenE family transporter yields MTFSDQLLNRATAGLVAVVIGFASSIALIYQVVITLGGTADLVASWILMLGLVIGSMSIVMSVYYKVPILISWSTTGAALLITSAQGFHLAEAIGAFMFAAGLVFLSGITGWFEKIMNRIPSELACAMLAGVLVTFGIDVFNFMNELPLVIGLMVLIYFIGKRFFARFAMLSVLIAGVLLAWQMGHIDTSAIHWKMSEFAYIAPVFNLQACISIGLPLYIVTMTSQNLPGIAVLKAHNYVTPISSTLNTTGFINIITAPLGVYSINLAAITAAICMSDEADKNPDKRYWASVAAGAFYIVMALCAATLVGLVASLPQALILALAGIALFGTIANSLQQALGSAQYTEAAIVTFLVTASDLTMLSVGSAFWGIIAGVCTLMITRKN; encoded by the coding sequence ATGACGTTTTCGGATCAGTTACTTAACCGAGCAACTGCAGGGTTAGTAGCTGTTGTTATTGGCTTTGCAAGCTCAATTGCGCTTATTTACCAGGTGGTAATTACCTTAGGTGGCACCGCTGATTTAGTGGCTAGCTGGATTTTAATGTTAGGCCTTGTAATAGGTAGCATGTCTATTGTTATGTCGGTTTATTATAAGGTACCGATATTAATTTCTTGGTCGACTACCGGGGCTGCGTTATTGATTACCAGCGCACAGGGTTTTCATTTAGCTGAAGCCATAGGTGCGTTTATGTTTGCGGCGGGGCTGGTATTTTTATCAGGTATAACTGGTTGGTTTGAAAAAATAATGAACCGGATCCCGAGTGAACTGGCCTGCGCCATGCTTGCCGGTGTGTTAGTTACATTTGGCATTGATGTATTTAATTTTATGAATGAGTTGCCATTAGTAATTGGTTTAATGGTATTAATATATTTTATAGGTAAACGTTTTTTTGCGCGTTTTGCGATGCTTAGTGTGTTAATTGCAGGGGTGCTACTTGCTTGGCAAATGGGGCATATAGACACAAGTGCCATTCATTGGAAAATGAGTGAATTTGCTTACATTGCGCCGGTGTTTAACCTACAAGCGTGTATAAGTATTGGCTTACCGCTTTATATCGTCACCATGACCTCACAAAACCTACCTGGCATTGCAGTACTTAAAGCACATAATTACGTCACACCTATCTCTAGTACGCTTAACACAACAGGGTTTATTAATATTATTACGGCACCTTTAGGCGTTTACTCTATAAACTTAGCGGCAATTACTGCTGCAATTTGTATGAGTGATGAAGCAGATAAAAACCCAGATAAACGTTATTGGGCAAGTGTTGCTGCTGGTGCTTTTTATATTGTAATGGCACTTTGTGCGGCAACCCTAGTTGGGTTAGTGGCAAGCTTGCCCCAAGCACTTATTTTAGCGCTGGCAGGCATTGCGCTATTTGGCACGATAGCAAATAGTTTGCAGCAAGCCTTAGGCTCAGCGCAATATACCGAAGCGGCTATAGTGACCTTTTTAGTTACCGCGTCTGATTTAACTATGCTGTCGGTTGGCTCAGCGTTTTGGGGAATTATTGCTGGCGTGTGTACGTTAATGATCACCCGCAAAAATTAA
- the hemH gene encoding ferrochelatase codes for MSRFSAVTDNPHDGRFNQKTGILLTNLGSPDAPTPAALRTYLREFLSDPRIVEIPRLVWMIILHGIILRIRPKRSAKLYESIWTENGSPLTHITRLQRDKLNTLLQEQGYTNTEVVMAMRYGNPSIEAGLEELRDKGLTRIIVLPLYPQYSSPTTGSTFDAVSNVLRKWRWVPELHFVNGYHKNTSYIDSLANSISEDLEKNGMPQKLVFSYHGMPKLFLDRGDPYHCLCLQTTRLVSEKLGLDKDAVISTFQSRFGKAEWLKPYTDATLSAFPDENITDVAIISPAFSADCLETLEELEEENREIFENAGGEKYRYIAALNDRDDHISALYDVLKPML; via the coding sequence GTGTCGCGATTTTCTGCTGTTACTGATAATCCCCACGACGGGCGTTTTAATCAAAAAACAGGCATCTTACTAACCAATTTAGGCAGTCCAGACGCACCAACCCCTGCGGCGCTGCGTACTTATTTACGCGAGTTTTTATCAGACCCTCGCATAGTAGAAATACCTCGTTTGGTGTGGATGATAATTCTACACGGTATTATTTTACGTATCCGACCAAAGCGTTCTGCAAAATTATACGAAAGTATATGGACCGAAAACGGCTCTCCACTTACGCACATTACCCGCTTACAACGCGACAAATTAAATACTCTGCTGCAAGAGCAAGGCTATACCAATACTGAAGTTGTTATGGCCATGCGCTACGGTAACCCTTCAATTGAAGCAGGGCTTGAAGAGCTTCGCGACAAAGGCTTAACGCGTATTATAGTACTGCCTTTGTACCCACAATATTCTAGCCCAACGACAGGCTCTACGTTCGATGCGGTTTCAAATGTATTACGTAAATGGCGCTGGGTGCCTGAGCTGCACTTTGTAAATGGCTATCACAAAAATACATCTTACATAGACTCGCTTGCAAATAGCATTAGCGAAGATTTAGAAAAAAATGGCATGCCACAAAAACTGGTTTTTTCGTACCATGGTATGCCTAAGCTGTTTTTAGACAGAGGCGACCCTTACCACTGCTTATGTTTACAAACTACTCGCTTAGTATCTGAAAAGTTAGGCTTAGACAAAGATGCAGTAATAAGTACTTTTCAAAGCCGTTTTGGTAAAGCTGAATGGCTAAAGCCTTATACCGATGCAACGCTATCGGCTTTTCCTGATGAAAATATTACCGATGTAGCAATTATTAGCCCTGCTTTTAGTGCCGACTGCCTAGAAACACTTGAAGAGCTAGAAGAAGAAAATCGTGAAATATTTGAAAATGCCGGCGGAGAAAAGTACCGCTATATTGCAGCATTAAACGACAGGGACGATCACATTAGCGCGCTATATGATGTGCTAAAACCTATGCTTTAA